Below is a window of Photobacterium atrarenae DNA.
CCGCTCGTGAGGATGAAACACTGGATGCCTGGGTGTGGCGCGCGGTCAGAACCGGGAAAACGGTTCAGGCTGACGATCAGTATGTCGATGCCACGATTGATCCGGCGGCCAATCTGCGCTGGGGTTTGAAAGGAGACTTCGTCACGGGCGGCGGTTACCAGGAAAACATGGCGGAAGCGACCCAACAACCGGTGATGGGGGATCGGGTGTGGGATGCAGTTCAGGCCTACGCTTTGGGTCCACAGCAACAGGTGCCGCTGGTGGACACTTTTAGTTCCGGTGATCGGCTGGCCTCTGTGCTGGTGAGCCCCTTTACCGGTTCGCGGGGAGATATCAGTGCGCAGAGTAACTGGAAGGATGGCAAGTGGCTGTTAGAGCTTAAGCGTAAGCGGGTGACCGCAGGGCATAACGCCAAAGTGCAGGACGTTCAGTTTTCGGAGCTCTCGCAGACTTATTATTTCGGTCTCGCAGTGTTCGATAATGCCCAAATGAGTCATTTATACAGCCCGGACGTTTTCCGGATGAAATTTGCGCCACTGGGGCAATAATGGCGGTTGGTGGTATCAAACAAGCCGGACGTTGCCGGCTTGTTCAATAGTCTGTCGTCCAAAGTCATGGGTGTTTTGATTACGATTCATTGTCATCTTTTGTCGTGTCGTCTCGGTTGACGTCTTCCTGGCGATGACGTTCACGAAGCGTATCATCGGATTGCTTTTCAACCAGGTTGTCATCGGACTGCTCTGGTTTGGGTGAAAAGATATTTTTTAGCCAATCGAACATAGCTTAACCTTAGTGTTATCCGCACGGTGTTTAACACCTTATAAGCTTAGTCGTTCACATGTTTATTGTGGGCTAATGTGGCGACTCGGTGTGTTGCAGCCAGTCGAAGAGTAAATCCAGTGATGCAGTCTGCAGGTTTTTCGGCCTGATCAGGTAGTAGCCATTCCCTGACGCGACGCTGTTGGGGTTTGGCATCACCAGCCGACCGGCATCCAAGTCGGGCCGGGCCAGCGTGATATCTCCAATCGCAATCCCAAACCCCTGAATGGCTGCACTCACTGCCAAATCCAATGTTGCAAAATGCTGGTTTTGCTCACTCAACTGGATGGCTTGCCCAGTTCTTCCCGGCATCGCATCATGCGAGTCAAGCTGGCTCAGCCACAGCGACCAGTCACTTTTTTGCGGCGTGGCATGCAGCCAGGTAAATGCCCGCATCTCTTCTGCTTGGAGCGGGCATTCGTGGGCGGCCAGCAGCGCGGGAGAGCACACCGGCGCGAGCAGCTCCTCAAACAGTAGGTAACTGGTTAAGTCTTTCTGCTTGGGGGGCTGGCCGTAGCAGATGGCAGCATCAAAAGGCTCACGGGCAAAGTTGATGCTGTGTTTGATCGCAGAGGTCAGCTCAACATCAATATCCGGGTACTGCTGCTGGAAGGTCATCAGCCTGGGCAGCAGCCAGGAAGTAATACAACTGGGCACTTTTAATTTAATTTGTTGCTTTTCATTGGTGATCTGATCGACTGCCCGGTGAAGTTGATTGAGGGCATTTTCCACCAGCGGCAGAAATTCCGCCCCTTTTTGGGTCAGGGCCAGGCCGCGTGCATGGCGGTTGAACAGGCGAACATTCAACCGGGATTCCAGGCTGCTGATCTGGCGGCTGACGGCACCCTGGGTCAGGTTGAGAACCTGGGCTGCGGCTGTGAAGTTTAACTGTTGTGCAGTGACTAAAAAAGACTGCAGCTCTTTCATGGTCGGGGTACGGATCATTGCTCTTTTAGCCATTCAAAAAACTCATAGCTAGTATGCAGAGATTTCGATTCTTAAATCAATCGGGCTCTGCATATAATTGGTAAAAAGAATGTTAACGGATATAAATTCACTAATTTTGTTTATAAATTCGTTATCTTGATGGTTGTTAGCGATAATATTCGATTCTCGGAGGTGGTTGTGGAAACACTGGCATCACGCCTTGTTCCTGAGGCAGTAAAAAATCTCATACCCTACCAGTCGGCACGCCGGATTGGTGGCCAGGGTCATATTTGGCTCAACGCCAACGAGCTGGAGCAAGGGTGTGACTACGGGGAAGGCTCGGGAGCGTATCACCGATATCCGGATTTCCTGCCGCACCAGTTGGCAGAGCGGTACCTGGCGTACAGCCTCAACGGGCGAGAGGTTCAGGATCTGGAAGCGCTGGCGGTACGTGGCGCTGATGAAGCGATTGATCTGCTGGTTCGGACTTTTTGCCAGCCGGGTCGCGATAAGGTTCTGGTGTGTCCGCCAACATATGCGATGTACGAGTTCTGTGCCGAGTCGTTTATGGTTGAGGCAGTGAAAGTTCCGCTGTTGGATAATTTCCAGCTGAATGTGCCGCAGATTTGCGCGCAATTGCCGCAGGCGAAACTGCTGTTTTTATGCTCGCCGAATAACCCGACCGGAAATGTGATCAGGCAGGAAGATATCCACGCGATCCTGGAAGCCAGCCAATCATCAACGTTGGTGGTCGTGGATGAGGCCTATATTGAGTTTGCGCCGGATACTACTGTGGTTGACCTGATCGCACAGTACCCGAACTTGGTGGTGATCCGTACCTTGTCGAAAGCCTTTGGCCTGGCGGCGGTGCGTTGCGGCTTTTTGCTGGCCGATCCCGGTGTGATGACCTACGTCGCCAGGTTGGTTGCCCCTTATCCGATCGCTGATCCGGTCGCACAAATCTCTCTCAGCGCCTTGAGTGAAACCGGTGTGGCTCGGATGCGGACACAGACCGCATCGCTGATTGCGGTACGGGACTGGTTTATTGATCAAGTACAACAGTTACCGATGGTTGAAACAGTCTATCCGTCGGCGACAAATTTTGTCCTGATCCGTTTTCGCGGGCCGGAGTGCATCTATAGCCATTTACTTGATCGGGGCATCGTGACCCGTAATCAGGCGCACGATCCGGCGCTGAATCACTGTGTTCGTATCTCGGTGGGATCGAAAAACAGTATGCTCGAAACCTTAAATGCATTAAAAGAATATAACTAGAAGAGGGATCTGACGATGAAGAATTTAATTGGCATGGGCCTGATGGTGGCCGCAATGAGTGTCAGCAGTGTTCAGGCTGCGCAGCAAAAACCGGTTCGCCTGGCATCAGACTTTACCTATCCGCCGTTTAACTACAAGGACGCTACGGATACTCCGCGCGGCTTTGATATTGAGATCGCCGATGCCCTGTGTGCTGCGGCTGAGCTGGAATGTACCTGGGTGACCATGAGCTGGAATGGTCTGATCCCGGCTCTGTTGTCCCGGAAAGCGGATGTGATTATGGCATCGATGCGGATAACGGCTGAGCGCAAGAAACGGGTGCTGTTTACCGATAAGTATTATCAGGCCCCGGCTCGTTTTGTCGGTCAGGCGAATGCCGGACTGGCGATTGATAAATCCAGCCTGAAGGGCAAGCGGATCGGGGTCCAGCTGGGGACTATCCATGATCGCTATGTCACCGACAAGTTTGGTGATGTTGCAAAGATCCAGCGCTATACCGGCCAGGATGAAGTGTACCTGGATTTACAGAACGGCCGACTGGACACAGTATTCGGTAATGCTGATCAGCTCAGTCTGGCGTTTTTGGACAAAGAGCGCGGTGAGGGATTTGTATTTGTCGGTGACGCGGTCACGGATCCAGCTTATATCGGGGAAGGGACCGCATTGGCCCTGCGCAAGCAAGATAGCGAGCTGGCAGAGAAATTTAACCGGGCGATCCAAACCATTCGTGATAACGGCACGTATGACAAGATTGCAGCGAAATATTTCACCTTTGATATTTATGGTGATGAATAATACCAATCGCAGTAAATAACGGGTGATCCTAGCTTGTGTAAATGCTCGATAACTGCGTTAGAATTTTTGATTGTAGAATAACTAGTTATCAAGAAATTCTGCCTTGTTCTCAAACATTTCTCCTGCGCTATTTTTGATCATTGACTTACTTTGATTGGTATAACCTGCGCTGCGCCTTAACGAAGCAGCAAGTTTGAACAAAAAAACAGCGCTTTTGCGTTGTTTTTATGTGGCGCTGTGACATTGCTAACTTTGTCGCTTCAATGCAGATGATCAGCGGCTACTCCCTGAGATACTGTATGCACTCTTGTTTATAACGGGTTTGTGTCGATGAAGGATTTGCTGGGGTTTGTCGTGCTCGCCAATGGTCTGGCCGGTGCAGTCGTGTGGCTCAGCGACCGTTTTTTGGGGTGGCCGGCGGTTCATTATTTTTCAGATTTTCTGTTCTTCAGCGCATTGCTTTTATGGGCGCTGGCCGGACTGATGTGGGATGGCGGCAGGCAAGGGCGCTTTTATGATCGGGACCGCGTTGCCAGAAAAGTGCAGTCGCTGGTGACGGATTTTGATCATGGCCAAAATAACCTTGATGAGTTCCGGGCCAATTTTCACACCGGCTTAAAACTGTTCATTGCAGGTCTGGTGGCATTGTTTGGTAGCTTTTTGCTCAACCAGATGTCTTAGCGGGTTGCTGTTTGGCGCCAATCCAACATACCGCGCGAGCAGCACACATCGGGCGGTTTGCTGCTCCCCGTGCGCTGAACTAGGCTTGGGAGTATTGCTGGATAATCTCTGATGGCCTTCGTTGTTGATGTGTAATCCTGCCGATGATCTTCATGCGCCGCGCTCGCGAACAGCCTGGTTCCGTTTTTACGAAGAGCTGAATGATTTCTTGCCCAAAGCGCAGCGAAAAGTGCGTTTTCCCTACGCCTTTACCGGGAAACCAGCCATCAAAGATACCCTCGAAGCGATTGGCGTCCCGCATACGGAAATTGATTTGATCCTGGTCGACGGCCGGTCAGTCGGCTTTGACCATCAGCTTCAGGGCAACGAACAGGTTGCTGTTTATCCAATGTTCGAGTCGTTCGATATTCAGTCCATGGTACGACTGCGACCGAAATCGCTGCGGGAATCCCGGTTTGTGGTCGATGTCAATTTGGGAAAACTGGCGCGTAAGCTGCGGCTGCTCGGCTTTGATACTTTATACAGCAATCAATTCGATGATGATGAAATCGTGGCCCTGTCGGTGGCGCAACAGCGTATTATTCTGACCCGGGATAAATTTATTTTTAAATACCGGGCGGTCACCCATGGTTACTGGGTACGCAGTGATCGCCTGGATGAGCAGCTCCATGAAGTCATCGGCCGTTTCCAGCTCGAAAACAGCTTTCGTCCGTTTACTCGCTGCGCCCGGTGTAATGGGCGGTTATCCCCGGTGGCACGGCAGCAGGTGATTGGCCGGGTGCCGGAAAATACCCTCAGGTATTACACCGAATTTTTCCAGTGTCGGGGCTGCCAGCATCTCTACTGGAAAGGCACCCATTTTACCCGTATGACACAATGGATGCGTCAGTTGCAGGCCTCATCCAAAGCATTTGCCGACTAGGCTTATGCCATGGGCCCTTGCTGCTGCAACGAGCGGGTTGATGGCAGCAACGGTGGAGGAATCAGTATGAAATATAATGCAACTGAAGATCTGCTGCGTTCACATCAGCCGGAAGTGATCCGTAAGCGCCTGGCACAGCCGCCGGAGTCTCAGAATATCTCCGATGCCGTACTGGGCGGAATCGACGGCTGTGTCACGACCTTTGCCGTGGTTTCTGCGGCTGCGGGGGCCGGGTTACCGGCATCCGTGGCGGTGATCCTCGGGGTCGCCAATCTGCTTGCCGACGGATTCAGCATGGCGGTCAGTACCTATGAATCCCATCGGGCAGAGCAGGACTATGCCCAAAGCCTGCGGGAAATGGAAGAAGCGCATATCGATTTGGTACCGGAAGGTGAGCGGGAGGAGATCCGCCAAATCTTCATCAACAAAGGCTTCGATGGTGAGGTGCTGGAAACCATCGTGGATACAATTTGCGAAGATCGCAAATTGTGGGTTGATACCATGCTGGTGGAAGAGCATGGGGTGAACGATCAGGCGTACATCAATCCGCTGGCTTCTGCCGGCGCGACCTTCCTGGCTTTTCTTGTTGTCGGGGCTGTTCCCCTGCTGCCTTTTTTGACCAGTGCCTTGACCTTAACTCAGCAGTTTGCCCTTAGTACAGCGCTGGCAGCGCTGATGTTTTTTATGATCGGGATGCTCAAAAGCCT
It encodes the following:
- a CDS encoding LysR substrate-binding domain-containing protein, giving the protein MAKRAMIRTPTMKELQSFLVTAQQLNFTAAAQVLNLTQGAVSRQISSLESRLNVRLFNRHARGLALTQKGAEFLPLVENALNQLHRAVDQITNEKQQIKLKVPSCITSWLLPRLMTFQQQYPDIDVELTSAIKHSINFAREPFDAAICYGQPPKQKDLTSYLLFEELLAPVCSPALLAAHECPLQAEEMRAFTWLHATPQKSDWSLWLSQLDSHDAMPGRTGQAIQLSEQNQHFATLDLAVSAAIQGFGIAIGDITLARPDLDAGRLVMPNPNSVASGNGYYLIRPKNLQTASLDLLFDWLQHTESPH
- the hisC gene encoding histidinol-phosphate transaminase — protein: METLASRLVPEAVKNLIPYQSARRIGGQGHIWLNANELEQGCDYGEGSGAYHRYPDFLPHQLAERYLAYSLNGREVQDLEALAVRGADEAIDLLVRTFCQPGRDKVLVCPPTYAMYEFCAESFMVEAVKVPLLDNFQLNVPQICAQLPQAKLLFLCSPNNPTGNVIRQEDIHAILEASQSSTLVVVDEAYIEFAPDTTVVDLIAQYPNLVVIRTLSKAFGLAAVRCGFLLADPGVMTYVARLVAPYPIADPVAQISLSALSETGVARMRTQTASLIAVRDWFIDQVQQLPMVETVYPSATNFVLIRFRGPECIYSHLLDRGIVTRNQAHDPALNHCVRISVGSKNSMLETLNALKEYN
- a CDS encoding transporter substrate-binding domain-containing protein yields the protein MKNLIGMGLMVAAMSVSSVQAAQQKPVRLASDFTYPPFNYKDATDTPRGFDIEIADALCAAAELECTWVTMSWNGLIPALLSRKADVIMASMRITAERKKRVLFTDKYYQAPARFVGQANAGLAIDKSSLKGKRIGVQLGTIHDRYVTDKFGDVAKIQRYTGQDEVYLDLQNGRLDTVFGNADQLSLAFLDKERGEGFVFVGDAVTDPAYIGEGTALALRKQDSELAEKFNRAIQTIRDNGTYDKIAAKYFTFDIYGDE
- a CDS encoding Mut7-C ubiquitin/RNAse domain-containing protein, whose translation is MCNPADDLHAPRSRTAWFRFYEELNDFLPKAQRKVRFPYAFTGKPAIKDTLEAIGVPHTEIDLILVDGRSVGFDHQLQGNEQVAVYPMFESFDIQSMVRLRPKSLRESRFVVDVNLGKLARKLRLLGFDTLYSNQFDDDEIVALSVAQQRIILTRDKFIFKYRAVTHGYWVRSDRLDEQLHEVIGRFQLENSFRPFTRCARCNGRLSPVARQQVIGRVPENTLRYYTEFFQCRGCQHLYWKGTHFTRMTQWMRQLQASSKAFAD
- a CDS encoding VIT1/CCC1 transporter family protein — encoded protein: MKYNATEDLLRSHQPEVIRKRLAQPPESQNISDAVLGGIDGCVTTFAVVSAAAGAGLPASVAVILGVANLLADGFSMAVSTYESHRAEQDYAQSLREMEEAHIDLVPEGEREEIRQIFINKGFDGEVLETIVDTICEDRKLWVDTMLVEEHGVNDQAYINPLASAGATFLAFLVVGAVPLLPFLTSALTLTQQFALSTALAALMFFMIGMLKSLVFNLPYLWSGLRTLAMGGAAASLAFVSGYLLRELFGLSGF